A window from Gossypium raimondii isolate GPD5lz chromosome 7, ASM2569854v1, whole genome shotgun sequence encodes these proteins:
- the LOC105767836 gene encoding LOW QUALITY PROTEIN: uncharacterized protein LOC105767836 (The sequence of the model RefSeq protein was modified relative to this genomic sequence to represent the inferred CDS: inserted 2 bases in 2 codons; substituted 1 base at 1 genomic stop codon) codes for GGRKHKAVHIFILDTGQDDHVIVLLDDYLKQVDRTCKIIKERKQGELEVFEWLQVHVIASKLETRIEHLELVSDPNINGLSCSFTFYVAGRKEVLSLLNRRRCKGMMLVHLERKRLXLFPXDVRFHFLCLIGLGXLKTAHTPTAIGVCVSKD; via the exons GGAGGGAGGAAGCATAAAGCAGTGCATATTTTCATTCTCGATACTGGGCAGGATGATCATGTTATAGTGCTTTTAGATGATTACCTAAAACAGGTTG ATAGAACATGTAAAATAATTAAGGAAAGGAAACAAGGTGAACTTGAAGTTTTTGAGTGGCTTCAAGTGCATGTTATTGCATCCAAGCTAGAAACTAGGATTGAACATCTAGAACTTGTGAGTGATCCAAACATCAATGGACTTAGTTGTTCGTTTACGTTTTATGTTGCT GGAAGGAAAGAAGTCCTTTCTCTTTTAAATCGTAGGAGATGTAAAGGGATGATGTTGGTCCATTTGGAAAGGAAGCGCCTTTAATTGTTTC TTGATGTAAGGTTTCACTTTCTTTGCTTGATTGGACTTG CTCTCAAAACTGCTCATACACCAACTGCCATAGGTGTTTGCGTCTCAAAAGATTAG